A single region of the Ziziphus jujuba cultivar Dongzao chromosome 10, ASM3175591v1 genome encodes:
- the LOC107410249 gene encoding outer envelope protein 61, which yields MNMMDPELMRLAQEQMSRMSPADFAKIQQQMMANPELLRMASESMKNMKPEDLRQAAEQLKHTRPEDMAEIGDKMAKSTPEELAAMRAHVHAQVSYELSSAQMLKNQGNDLHSQGRFNDALEKYLLAKKNLKGIPLSQRRTLLLACSLNLMSCYLKTKQYDECIKEGSEVLEHDAKNVKALYRRGQAYKELGQLEDAVSDLSKALEVTPDDETIADVLRDAKERLGKQGVSAPRRGLVIEEINEEAEPVSSNNNGSSSTDYSIPQSQKTSDSSKSQNVANNGDLSTNSEYLKALNNDPEAIRSFQNFISNADPSTLAALNPGNSGEISPDMIKTASQMISKMSPGELQRMIGMASSYQGASSDSNFNSFKPGSVPNVTPDMFKTASDMMSKMPPEELQKMFERTSLKGSDPFTRQAAPSANRQNSDAGPKYSSDRENSEGNGASAVGETSSRGMFSNSRSIPLQSSFPSSAADLQEQMRNQMKDPATRQMFASMMKNMSPEMMANMSEQFGLKLSQEDAAKAQQAMSSLSPEDLDKMMRWADRIQKVAEGAKKTKNWLLGRPGMILAIFMLILAVILHRLGYIGS from the exons ATGAACATGATGGATCCGGAGTTGATGAGGCTCGCTCAGGAGCAGATGAGTCGCATGTCACCTGCCGACTTCGCCAAGATCCAACAACAG ATGATGGCTAATCCAGAGTTGTTGAGAATGGCCTCAGAAAGCATGAAGAACATGAAACCTGAAGACCTGAGGCAAGCTGCAGAACAGTTGAAGCACACCCGTCCAGAGGATATGGCTGAGATTGGTGATAAGATGGCTAAATCAACGCCAGAAGAATTAGCAGCTATGCGTGCCCATGTCCATGCTCAGGTCTCTTATGAATTGAGTAGTGCTCAGATGCTAAAAAACCAG GGAAATGACCTTCACAGCCAGGGGAGGTTCAATGATGCCTTGGAGAAATACTTGCTT GCAAAGAAGAATCTGAAAGGCATTCCATTATCCCAAAGAAGAACACTTTTGTTGGCATGCTCACTGAACTTGATGTCATGTTACTTGAAAACAAAGCAGTATGATGAATGTATAAAAGAAGGTTCTGAG GTGTTGGAACACGATGCAAAGAATGTCAAGGCTCTTTACAGGAGAGGTCAAGCATATAAAGAATTAGGTCAATTAGAA GATGCTGTCTCTGATCTTAGCAAGGCACTTGAAGTTACTCCTGATGATGAAACCATTGCAGATGTTTTAAG GGATGCCAAGGAAAGGTTAGGCAAACAAGGTGTAAGTGCACCCAGGA GAGGATTGGTAATtgaagaaataaatgaagaagCCGAGCCAGTATCTTCTAACAACAATGGAAGCTCGTCTACAGATTATTCAATACCTCAATCACAGAAGACTAGTGACTCTTCTAAGAGTCAAAATGTGGCTAACAATGGTGACTTGTCAACCAATTCGGAGTACTTAAAGGCTTTAAATAATGACCCAGAAGCTATTAG ATCATTCCAGAATTTCATTTCAAATGCTGATCCATCCACCCTGGCTGCTTTGAATCCTGGAAATTCTGGAGAGATATCTCCGGACATGATTAAGACTGCATCTCAGATGATCAGCAAAATGTCACCTGGGGAACTTCAAAGAATGATTGGAATGGCTTCCTCATATCAGGGGGCCTCTTCTGATTCTAATTTCAACAGTTTCAAACCAGGGTCAGTTCCAAATGTGACGCCTGACATGTTTAAAACAGCTAGTGATATGATGAGTAAAATGCCACCAGAGGAACTTCAGAAGATGTTTGAAAGGACATCTTTGAAGGGGAGTGACCCATTTACAAGGCAAGCAGCTCCAAGTGCTAACAGACAAAATTCAGATGCTGGTCCAAAATACTCTTCAGATCGGGAAAATTCTGAAGGTAATGGAGCTAGTGCTGTGGGTGAAACAAGTTCTCGTGGTATGTTTTCAAATTCAAGAAGCATTCCACTGCAGTCGAGCTTCCCCAGTTCAGCAGCTGATTTACAAGAACAGATGAGGAACCAAATGAAAGATCCAGCAACACGGCAG ATGTTTGCATCAATGATGAAGAATATGAGCCCAGAAATGATGGCAAACATGAGTGAACAATTTGGTTTGAAGCTTTCTCAGGAAGATGCGGCAAAAGCTCAACAAGCAATGTCATCTTTATCACCAGAGGACTTGGATAAAATG ATGCGATGGGCGGATAGGATACAAAAGGTAGCGGAAGGTGCAAAGAAGACGAAGAATTGGCTCCTGGGAAGACCTGGTATGATTTTGGCAATATTCATGCTCATTTTAGCAGTGATCCTTCACAGGCTGGGCTATATCGGAAGCTAG
- the LOC107410258 gene encoding uncharacterized protein LOC107410258 yields the protein MGGQVVLRSSPAIRRTPLLMVNSPTTVTPRDKRQFREVAGGTTAECAAVCCCCPCAVLDLLVTVIYRVPFGVCRKAWNRTTKRHRCAPKKGLLRRPSSPEEHHTREELEAELKRVKEAAKKEENIAAGAVAGPGAGGEVVPPETGNFSEKEMWDRFYGTGFWRSQSQRE from the coding sequence ATGGGCGGGCAAGTCGTCTTACGTTCGTCGCCGGCGATTCGACGGACGCCTCTCTTGATGGTGAATTCGCCGACGACCGTAACGCCTCGCGATAAGAGACAGTTCCGCGAGGTCGCCGGAGGAACCACGGCCGAATGTGCCGCCGTTTGTTGCTGCTGCCCTTGCGCGGTGCTCGACCTGCTCGTCACCGTGATTTACAGAGTTCCCTTCGGGGTTTGCCGGAAGGCCTGGAATAGGACTACGAAACGTCACCGTTGCGCACCCAAGAAGGGACTGTTGAGGAGGCCGAGTTCGCCTGAGGAACACCACACGCGTGAGGAACTGGAAGCTGAGTTGAAGAGAGTGAAGGAAGCAGCGAAGAAGGAGGAGAATATCGCTGCCGGCGCAGTAGCCGGTCCCGGTGCTGGTGGAGAAGTGGTTCCGCCGGAGACCGGTAATTTCTCGGAGAAGGAAATGTGGGACCGGTTCTATGGGACCGGGTTCTGGAGGAGTCAATCTCAGAGAGAATAG
- the LOC107410266 gene encoding E3 ubiquitin-protein ligase RHF2A, protein MEGPGIEESKKSEAHLTSAAAFVEGGIQEACDDACSICLEAFCDSDPSTVTGCKHEFHLQCILEWCQRSSQCPMCWQPITLKDPTSQELLEAVEQERSFRFNPSRNTTIFHHPTLGDFELQHLPVGTNDAELEERIIQHLAAAAAMGRARHIARREGQRNRPSAQGRQQFLVFSTHPNSPPAAPASSSPSQRGESEPVPPVTEAFPSPANLEEESSQLIASLPATQADHVSASASGSSVHAAGQHGSPLNNRRSPNQSSPSSQDRAGPSDLQSFSESLKSRFNAVSMKYKESISKSTRGWKERLFSRNTSMSDLGSEVKREVNAGIATVSRMMERLETRDNGETRDNSRTDGASVSNNLDNSVAEPDNRRISESSGDNTLNNTSMQAPCAAGSSSN, encoded by the exons ATGGAG GGTCCTGGGATAGAAGAGAGCAAAAAGTCTGAGGCCCATTTGACATCAGCAGCAGCTTTCGTGGAGGGTGGAATCCAGGAGGCCTGTGATGATGCTTGTAGTATATGCCTTGAAGCATTCTGTGACAGTGATCCTTCAACG GTGACTGGTTGCAAGCATGAATTTCATCTTCAATGCATTCTTGAATG GTGTCAGAGAAGCTCACAGTGTCCCATGTGTTGGCAACCTATCACCCTGAAGGATCCCACcag CCAAGAGTTACTTGAGGCGGTAGAGCAAGAAAGGAGTTTTAGGTTCAATCCGTCTAGAAATACTACAATATTTCATCATCCAACTCTTGGAGACTTTGAACTGCAGCAT TTACCAGTAGGTACTAATGATGCTGAACTTGAAGAGCGTATAATCCAGCACTTGGCTGCTGCTGCGGCAATGGGGAGAGCACGCCATATTGCTAGAAGGGAAGGTCAAAGGAATAGGCCATCAGCTCAGGGCCGTCAacaatttttggtattttcaaCTCATCCGAATTCACCACCTGCTGCTCCTGCTTCTTCCTCCCCATCTCAGAGGGGTGAATCTGAACCAGTTCCCCCAGTCACGGAAGCTTTCCCATCTCCTGCAAATTTGGAAGAAGAATCATCCCAACTGATTGCTTCACTACCTGCTACCCAAGCTGACCATGTATCTGCCTCAGCGTCTGGGTCAAGTGTTCATGCTGCTGGACAACATGGATCGCCCTTGAATAATAG gAGGTCTCCTAATCAGTCATCCCCAAGCAGTCAAGATAGAGCTGGGCCGTCAGACTTGCAATCCTTTTCAGAATCTCTGAAGTCTCGCTTTAATGCGGTGTCAATGAA ATACAAAGAATCTATTTCAAAGAGCACAAGAGGTTGGAAGGAGAGATTGTTCTCACGCAACACTTCCATGTCAGATCTTGGTTCTGAAGTTAAAAGGGAGGTTAATGCAGGCATTGCAACTGTATCACGCATGATGGAACGTTTGGAAACCAGAGATAACGGTGAAACCAGAGACAATAGCAGAACCGATGGTGCATCTGTGTCAAATAATTTGGATAATTCAGTTGCAGAACCAGACAATAGGCGGATATCAGAGAGCAGTGGCGACAATACTTTAAATAACACCAGTATGCAAGCTCCATGTGCTGCAGGTTCTAGTTCAAATTAA
- the LOC107410262 gene encoding fasciclin-like arabinogalactan protein 15, producing the protein MDDLRIPGASTLFLLFLLLLPGISLALPEYSLTRSSSTANSSVQINSNSVLVALLDSHYTELAELVEKALLLQTLEEAVGSHNITIFAPKNEALERDLDPEFKRFLLEPGNLKSLQKLLLFHVIPTRIPSDEWPGKSGLVSHLTLSSDEHLHLEHHSSGEKTVDLARVVQPDAVTRPDGVIHGIERLLIPRTVVDDFNRRRNLRSITAVKPEGAPEVDPRTHRLKKPAPPAKPGSPPALPIFDALAPGPSLAPAPAPGPGGKHHHFDGETQVKDFIHTLLHYGGYNEMADILVNLTSLASEMGRLVSEGYVLTVLAPNDEAMAKLTTDQLSEPGAPEQIMYYHLIPEYQTEESMYNAVRRFGKVRYDTLRLPHKVVAEEADGSVKFGHGDGSAYLFDPDIYTDGRISVQGIDGVLFPPEEVKETKSVGKTVQPAKVVAKPRRGKLLEVACRMLWTFGQESRFTTCQ; encoded by the exons ATGGATGATCTACGCATCCCTGGCGCCTCTACtctcttccttctcttcctACTCCTCCTTCCCGGAATATCCCTCGCATTGCCGGAATATTCCCTCACCAGGTCCTCTTCCACCGCCAACTCCTCCGTTCAGATCAACTCCAACTCCGTCCTTGTCGCCCTCCTCGACTCGCATTACACCGAACTCGCCGAGCTCGTCGAGAAGGCTCTCCTCCTTCAGACCCTCGAGGAGGCCGTTGGGTCTCACAACATCACCATCTTCGCACCCAAGAATGAAGCTTTGGAGAGGGACTTGGACCCTGAGTTCAAGCGCTTCTTGCTCGAACCCGGTAATCTGAAATCTCTCCAGAAGCTGCTTTTGTTCCATGTCATTCCGACCCGGATCCCATCCGACGAGTGGCCTGGAAAGTCCGGGTTGGTTTCACACCTCACGCTCTCCTCCGATGAGCATCTCCACCTGGAGCATCATAGTTCCGGTGAGAAGACCGTGGATCTCGCGCGCGTGGTCCAACCCGATGCCGTGACCCGACCCGACGGTGTGATCCATGGGATCGAACGGTTGTTGATCCCGCGGACGGTGGTCGACGACTTCAACCGCCGGCGGAATCTCCGGTCAATTACGGCAGTGAAACCGGAAGGAGCACCGGAGGTAGACCCCAGGACTCACAGGCTGAAGAAACCGGCTCCGCCGGCGAAACCCGGTTCGCCACCGGCACTTCCCATATTCGATGCTTTGGCTCCCGGACCTTCATTGGCTCCAGCTCCGGCGCCGGGACCAGGAGGCAAGCACCATCATTTCGACGGCGAGACCCAGGTTAAGGATTTCATCCATACGCTGCTGCACTACGGTGGGTACAACGAGATGGCCGATATTTTGGTGAATTTGACGTCGTTGGCCAGCGAGATGGGCCGGCTGGTCTCGGAGGGATACGTGCTCACTGTTTTGGCTCCGAACGACGAGGCTATGGCGAAGCTGACCACGGACCAGCTGAGCGAGCCCGGTGCGCCGGAGCAGATAATGTACTACCATCTGATTCCGGAGTACCAGACGGAGGAGAGTATGTACAATGCCGTGAGGCGCTTTGGGAAGGTCCGGTACGATACACTCCGGCTGCCACATAAGGTCGTCGCCGAAGAAGCCGATGGGTCCGTAAAATTCGGGCACGGAGACGGGTCGGCGTATTTGTTCGACCCGGATATCTACACCGACGGCCGGATTTCGGTGCAGGGGATTGATGGGGTTTTGTTCCCACCGGAGGAGGTTAAGGAGACCAAATCCGTTGGCAAAACGGTTCAACCCGCCAAAGTTGTGGCCAAGCCCAGAAGAg GAAAATTACTAGAAGTAGCCTGTCGAATGCTATGGACCTTCGGACAGGAGTCACGGTTCACCACTTGCCAATGA
- the LOC107410263 gene encoding succinate dehydrogenase subunit 6, mitochondrial, with protein MGDDSSSQSFLRRHWEGYKEFWSDRFSFYENYSRFFNRDKPLPSWSSSDVEEFIASDPVHGPALKTAREAVNFALTGSVIGAVSTAGVAWKYSRSLHGAGLSFLAGGVFGWTFGQEVANHWLQLYRLDTLAAQTKFMEWWASKSEGRS; from the exons atggGAGATGATTCTTCATCGCAATCTTTCCTAAGGAGGCACTGGGAAGGCTACAAGGAGTTCTGGAGCGATAGATTTTCCTTCTACGAAAACTATTCCAGGTTCTTCAACCGTGATAAACCCCTTCCTTCCTGGTCCTCTTCCGATGTTGAAGAGTTCATCGCTTCTGACCCTGTACATGGTCCTGCT cTGAAGACTGCTAGGGAAGCAGTAAACTTTGCTCTTACTGGAAGTGTTATTGGAGCAGTATCAACAGCAGGAGTTGCCTGGAAGTATTCTAGGAGTTTGCATG GTGCCGGACTGAGCTTTCTAGCTGGTGGTGTCTTTGGTTGGACATTTGGACAAGAAGTTGCAAACCACTGGCTGCAACTTTACAGGTTGGACACTTTAGCTGCGCAAACTAAGTTCATGGAATGGTGGGCGAGCAAGTCTGAGGGACGATCTTGA
- the LOC107410354 gene encoding uncharacterized protein LOC107410354, with protein sequence MSKKEKQRPQHYREEFEEAERDKSLDKSSKSVVAESSSDDNDEANEDLTLKLVEKALLMRAAKLVADNDGGSVEPERSSGLLDLLPSSSSQEVQFVEGPARLAGREVVIASENGVVEKKKKIIKRVKKKKTSKVEIEDTTVIVAKDEEKVEENKAAEIAEATDPNPVDTADNIVLRKLLRGPRYFDPPDSSWGMCYNCGEEGHAAVNCTAAKRKKPCFVCGSLEHNARQCSKAQDCFICKKGGHRAKDCPDKHKGGSSSKICLKCGDYGHDMFSCRNDYPPDDLKEIQCYVCKNFGHLCCSEYADSFSREVSCYKCGQLGHTGLACTRFRGETTGNETASSCFRCGQDGHFARECKSSAKGGKRNHASSTPNSRSHREDKDHKGYKSVPHDLGKARKRKKIQYEESGFTTPQKSRHRGGWITEDPGDFSLRKCRKNVFRSPATASGKGHSKHSRKGFGTPTQHIKSQGSSKTFQNGYSGVRFGNSSSDGRRNYDWW encoded by the exons ATGAGCaagaaagaaaagcaaagaCCCCAGCATTATCGTGAGGAATTCGAAGAAGCCGAACGAGACAAAAGCCTTGACAAGTCTTCCAAGTCCGTGGTTGCCGAAAGCAGTAGCGATGACAACGACGAGGCAAACGAAGATCTGACCTTGAAGCTCGTCGAGAAAGCCCTTTTGATGCGCGCCGCAAAGTTGGTCGCCGATAATGACGGTGGATCGGTTGAACCGGAACGGTCTAGCGGTTTGCTTGATCTGCTGCCTTCGTCTTCTTCTCAGGAAGTCCAATTTGTTGAAGGTCCAGCTCGGCTTGCTGGTCGTGAAGTAGTGATTGCTTCGGAGAATGGTGttgtggagaagaagaagaagataattaaaagggtgaaaaagaagaagacaagcAAGGTGGAAATTGAAGACACAACT GTCATTGTTGCAAAAGATGAAGAGAAAGTTGAGGAAAATAAAGCGGCAGAGATAGCTGAGGCCACTGACCCAAATCCTGTTGACACTGCTGACAACATTGTACTCCGTAAACTACTT CGGGGGCCAAGGTATTTTGATCCCCCAGATAGTAGTTGGGGAATGTGCTATAATTGTGGTGAAGAGGGTCATGCTGCGGTAAACTGTACAGCAGCTAAGAGAAAGAAACCATGCTTCGTTTGTGGGAGTCTGGAGCACAATGCTAGGCAATGTTCAAAG GCACAGGATTGTTTTATATGCAAAAAAGGTGGACACCGTGCTAAGGATTGTCCAGATAAGCATAAGGGTGGCTCaagttcaaaaatatgtttaaaatgTGGAGACTATGGGCATGATATGTTTTCATGCCGTAATGATTATCCACCTGATGATCTCAAG GAAATACAATGTTATGTGTGCAAGAATTTTGGCCATTTATGCTGCTCTGAGTATGCTGATTCTTTTTCAAGAGAAGTTTCTTGTTACAAATGTGGTCAGTTGGGGCATACAGGGTTG GCATGCACGAGGTTTCGTGGGGAAACCACAGGTAATGAGACAGCTAGTTCATGCTTCAGGTGTGGTCAAGATGGTCATTTTGCTCGTGAATGCAAAAGTTCAGCAAAG GGTGGCAAGAGGAATCATGCATCATCCACCCCAAATTCAAGATCTCACAGAGAAGATAAAGATCATAAGGGATACAAGTCTGTCCCTCATGATCTTGGCAAGGCtcgaaaaaggaaaaaaatccaatatgAAGAAAGTGGTTTCACAACACCGCAAAAGTCGAGACATAGAGGTGGGTGGATAACGGAGGATCCTGGGGACTTCTCTTTAAGGAAGTGCAGAAAGAATGTTTTCAGGTCTCCAGCAACAGCATCCGGTAAGGGTCACAGTAAACACAGTCGGAAGGGTTTTGGAACTCCTACTCAACACATAAAGTCGCAAGGATCGTCCAAGACTTTTCAGAACGGATATTCTGGAGTGAGGTTTGGCAACTCAAGTAGTGATGGGAGGAGAAATTACGATTGGTGGTAA